Part of the Quercus lobata isolate SW786 chromosome 6, ValleyOak3.0 Primary Assembly, whole genome shotgun sequence genome, GAAAGTTCTTAAGGAAACAACTCCTTCACTCGAAGTCTTGGAGATGGCGGGAAATGACATAACAGCTGAAGCTGCTCCAGTTATTGCTGCTTGTATTGCGGCAAAGCAAATCACCAAGTTGAACCTGGCTGAGAATGAACTTAAGGATGAAGGTGCAATCCAGATCAGCAAGGCATTAGAAGGTCATTCCCAATTAAAGGAAGTTGATTTTAGTGCCAACCTAGTAAGAAGGGCCGGGGCTCGGGTTTTGGCTCAGGTTGTGGTTCAGAAGCCCAAGTTTAAGTTGCTGAATATCAATGGGAATTTCATCTCTGATGAAGGCATTGATGAGATCCAGGATGTATTCAAGAAATGTCCTGACATGCTTGGGCCATTGGATGAGAATGACCCAGAAGGAAGGGAGGATGATGAAGAATCAGGTGAGGGTGAAGGTAATGAGGATGAACTTGAATCAAAACTGAAGAACCTGGAAGTTAACCAAGAGGATTAGAGGTTCACCTATGGAAGGTGTTTTCGTTTGGTTTCTGAACGAGTAGCCTATTGGAACATTAATAATTGTAGGACAGGACATTTTGGGTTTGCCTGTTTTGTTGAATCTACAGTCTGCATGAGCAGGCTGTGGCAATTTTTCAGAAGGATGATAGGTGCCATGATTAGTATCTATCTTTTCTCTATCAAATTTGCCTATTTGGAAACCTGCATAGGTTAGTCATCTAATGCAATAGCATATCTTGTAATGGATCTTGCTCTAATTGTAGCCTAAGACCATTTTCTCTGTTGTGATCAATTCTTGACGGTCAAGTTGCCTGacatctttctcttcttttggaccttttagttttttttgttatgcATCCAGCTCTACTGGTGTGATATGCTTTATGAGGTTCTAAAATTCGTGTACTTCAATTGTGCTTGCTATACTTTACGATTGCTAGTGTGCACATATCATACCAAGTGAAGCTCACTTGAGAAGATGCCCCACTCTTCCCTCATAGCGCACTGTTCgaatttttttgttccttttactgcttttatatttaaatggaaCTTTCATACGCATTACAATCTGAGAATATGTTTAATGGGAATAGGATGCCCATCTCCGTCTCATCTCCTCTTCAAGGCGGGGTAAAGTGTAAACTTGTGTGGAGTATGCTGGGGTTTGAGTGTTTGAGTTTGGAAGTTTTTGTTTGTCATCTCAGTTTTGACATATATATCTAATAGTTGAAACatagtatttattgttactatgtTCTTGTTAAACTATATTAACATAGTATTTCAgtctagtttgatttatttttgtgataCTTTGGGATGAGAGGTTTTTCTAAAAAGACAGTTTTATTAACAATATTGGtagattttttataaaattataattttcttgtgttattaaagtcttgtatttttatttctaatgtAAATGATAGAATTACTTATTTCTGCTTTCTCATTCGAAACATGCAAAGGATGAATTATTTATAAGGAGTATTAGAAACAAATTCTAACAACaaattacattatttacaaaatatctcattttatataataatttattgtaaattgCATTATCTTtccttgaaagaaaaaaagcaggggaaaaaacttacaaaaaaaaatcgtCAAATATTCCCACGCATTGCACACATCTACAACTAGTTAATATAATAGagataaaagggaaaatgaaaGATGTTCATGAAAGTGTTAAAAAGAGTAAAAGCAAGTGTTTTGATTGttcttgaaaatattatagaatacgtaacaaaaaaatatattataaatataatataaatgaaattaagttttatatatatatatatatatatatatatatatacacaagttaaacaaatattgaataaaaGTATACATACAAATTCAGGGTTGAACATGCGAGATTGGTCTGTCTCATTAGATTAAGTCGAGATTGGTCCGTCTCTTTAGAGTAAGTCAAGTCAAGCGAGATGTGGAATTTTTGTCGTCCCTAATGGGCTAACCAAATGCCTACCATATCTTAGAAGAGATTTTCATCTTTCCCTCTAAAACATTctcatattaatatataatgctaagaaaaaaaaaaattaaagtctcaTGGCATTCTCAATTATGTGTAGGAGCTTCTTAGCAATTCCAGGGACTTGAAtgcataaaagaaaattaaattacgTATAATGCACAtctcataaaattttgaaaattctaattaataaaataaaattatgaagaCATGTTTGAATTATCACATCTATCACTATCAGACCATTCTTGAATAGATTTTAATAGGCACAAGAGTCCAGCTTTAGTTTATTGATTTGCAACTAGCACTCGggtctcttcttctcctttttgcCCTAACTAACAGCAACTACAACCTCTTCGCTACCAATAATATCCTACTTTATCAACACACTGGTTCAGACCAAAGAGAACCAACAGTGCATTCCATTAATTGGGATAACTTCACATTACTGCTACTATGTGAGATGCTAAGAACACCAGTGACTAGAAACTGAGTGACCATAACCGCACCAGTTCAAATAATCATCTAAAGCTTGCTGCCCCAAAATTCCAGTAACTGAGCCAAACATCGTAGCCCAAGCTGGAGCCAGGTGTATAAAAACACCGGCAGCTAAAAATACAAGAGGTCCAGCTACTGATCTGAATATCGCATATCCatgtttgaaattattttttagtcattTCAATCAAGTCCATCCACTTCCTCTTCCATTGGAATTCTGCCCTCTAGAATCAGACAATGTGCTCTGGACAACAAAGCTTGATCTCTTTTTCTTATGAGTATTCCATGTTAACAAATGCCCATTCCAGTTACTTCCTCCAGGACCCTGATATTCATGTTTCTCAGTATTTTCCTCTTCAGACTTTGGTCTCTTTGGGGCTGGGGCCAAAGCAAAGGTATCTTCATTTGTCATAGGCATGTTTTCATTCTCAAGCTCTAATACCTTTTCCTCTGCACCACCAATATTTCTAGTTGATGCATTGCCCTCGATTGCAAGATgatcttttctctttcttttaccaGAAAGCCTTAACATGTCTTCTCCATTTTCCACAGCCTTCATCCACTGTAAATCACTCAGAGTATCAGCATAAACCACCTCCTTTCTTTTCCGCTTTCCCATGGCACCACTACCATCAACACCTGGGGCCTCATCTTCCTTAATTTCAGGTGCAGAATATGCCCACTCAGGTACTTCGTGTTCTTCCATAAGACGAGATCTGTATTTCTCCTTTTGTCTTCTCTCctcatccattttctcaaaaagCCAGAATTCATCATCTGATCGGGCAGCGAGGCGGTTGATTTCTCTCTCACTTGGCACATCTGTCCCAAGTGAACTTGTTCCTCTACGCATGATTTGCTCTAACATCTGCCTGCTGTCCTGAGCTGTATACAGAAAGATGTGCCATGTTAACACAATCTTCAGTAAGAAAGAATGGGCAGACATTTATATTAAGCAAGCAACAAATCTGCCTGTTGCAGTCCTTAACGAGATAAGGAGTGGCACATATGTAAATGACATTTAAACCCTAACCCCATAAAATTTTCACCAGAATATAGAAAAGGTATTCATGACATAAGTGGCAACTTTTGTGGCAGTGATGCCCACCAATTTCTCCCAGAATGATAAAGATATATTACTGCCCAAAGTCTGAAAAAGTGAACAGGAAAAaataatggatttttttataaGCAAGTTCACAATATGAAATATTATTCAtctttccaaaatatttctTGATTCTAAAATGGCATGAGTATAAACAAAGAGGCATAGTAGGGAAATCTTCAATAAATGCCCTTAACTTcataatatatagtttttgaGATGGAGGGAGTGACAATATTATGACATTGCATGAAATTCAAGTACAACAAACCTGTGGAAGTTGTATTGAAAAGTCCTGCCTGGATCACCTTGGCATCAATGCCCATCTTCTGTTTTGCACGCTCCAAGATTGCCTCTTCAACTGATCCAACAGTAATTAACACAAATACTCTAACTTCCTTTTTCTGTCCAATACGATGGGCCCGATCTTCTGCCTGTTGATCCATTTGAGGGTTCCAGTCAATGTCAAAAAGTATTACAGTATCTGCTGTTTGTAAGTTCAATCCAAGACCTCCAGCACGAGTGCTCAAGAGGAACATGAAGTAAGGAGAGCCTGGAGCATTGAATTGGTCTACTAGAGATCCTCTACTCTCAGTTTTGGTGTTACCATCCAGTCTAAGATACTTATAATTGTGAAGTTGCagataaatttctaaaatgtCAAGGAGACGAGTCATTTGTGAGAAAAGCAGAACTCTATGCCCCGATCTGTGAAGTTTTGGCAGTAAACGATCAAGAAGTTCAAATTTCCCAGATGCTCTGGCTATCTCCTCCTTGCGCCACATATTATAATCTCCCGCAACAAAAAGGTATGGATGGTTACAACACTTCCTGAGCTGCATTGTCAGGTTCTGTAGACCTTTTGATTTCCCAGCACCTGCAAATCTTCTATATTAGTGAACAGGTGGTGACTTTTGCggagtttaaaatttaaaactatacCTTCAGATGAAAGAGACGAATAAATAAACATGAAAGTAAAAATCCACTGTTaccaaaaagaatataaaactaCCCCACAgtgtttctctctaaaaaaattgtagattGAGCTTTTAATCCATGGGACGGCAATATTAATTGCCGTTTGCTTCGTGAAATGAGGTGGTAACTGTTTATTTAgcattttgagaaaaataaaataaaataaatttacttTTGGGAGCAAAAATGTAGAAGCGATTTTCAGTTCTCAAaatgtttaaaactaaaaaaggcGGGGGGGTGGGCGGCGGGGACACTTGGTTTTGATTACAAAAGGGAAGGTCTTGGGGAGGGAGATATAACATTAAACCTTCAGCGTTTTTGCTGAATTGGTCACTGTAGAAAATAAACCTAACATAGGTGTGCATGATAGCCCTAGACTTCTaacaatgcataaaatatgGCTAGATACTAAGGTGGAATAACTAAGAAATACCCCCTCCGTATTTTTGTCCAGTTTAGATATCCCATTTTTAACGGAAAATCATTTAATACCTCATCTTTCAAATGAGAACAATGAATAAGTTTTCCAAACTACCCTCCTTAATTTATATGGGGtattgacttttcaaataaaGTAAAGGATAAATTGAGAAAGTTATCAATCTttattgacttttcaaatagaACGATATTTTGGCACATCACAAAATAGATTGAGGCCCAACAATATGACACGaagcaagaaatttttttttgaaatgccCACCCAAGTTAGCACTTCTCCAAATCAGAAGCATTTTGAGGAacaattagtgtttttttttggttttgtgtgtgggtggggggggggtggtATTTAAATGTAGTATGGAATGTTCAAATGCATATGCATTGCATGCAGGTTTGGAAGCTACAAACCATTATCTAGCCCAACTCTGCCCACATCTGTAATTTGTTGATAATATGCTTTCTGCCAAGCTGACGTATCGCATTTCAAAATGACCTGGGATTTCCCAGGAAGGTATTTCTCCACCTCATCCTTTTTCCTCCTCAATATGAAAGGTCTTATAACCTAAGAATCACAGAAGTATTTTAACAAGAATGtccagaaaaaataaaataatatacaaattAGGAGACAATACCGACTTGATGCAGACGACGAATGATCAGTAGCTCTTCTTCATCTGTAAGAGAAACATCACCCTTACCCTTAAAGGGTGCATTAAACCACTCCTCGAAATTCTGAACTGAATTGAAAATGTGCGGCAGAAGAAAATTAAGCAGGGCCCACAATTCCTGCAAACTATTCTGTATTGGGGTACCCGTTAACAGAAGCCTCCGTTGTATCTGATAGCTGCTACACGAAGAAATTTACTTAAAGAAGCAttctcaatttttaaattttatcaaaaactcccaaaaaaatcagCAGCATTTATCCAAAAtatctaataaataaaatgagaaaatcaGTCATAATCATCCTGGTACCAAAAGGATTATTGTAATAATTTCCACAAGAATTATACACAGCATAGCTAGGTTAACACCAGAGCTAAGAGTGAAAGCTTAAGAGTAGCAACTTTTGATGGATTGTATAGTTTAGAAactataatattattataaatctCAAATGTCGACCCCAAATTTCGGGACTAagactttgttgttgttgttgtgaagTGCAAATTTCTTGAGACTCCATGCATCTATGCATTTTACTTCTCAAAAAGACTTCATTTAAAACCAGAACAAGTGGATCTTTCATTCAAGAATAGTGAGAAATCAGAACTAACAATGCCATCATTCCCATTTCGGGTAGGGTTCCAAATAATTACCACTCAAGACAATTATGGCTGATATGAGCACTtgatcatttatttattttaattattgggTTAGGCTCACAAATGTTCTTTCTAGTTTcagagaaatcaaaattacaAAGTAAATATCTATATAACATTAGAAGTGAATTCCACACCATATTAATGAATTGCGAAAGTTAATAAACATCATCACATAACCATAAAACTAGGATAAGAGATATAAGTTAAAATTGGCCAAATGGCTCCATAAGCAATAAGTGGAGGGTGAAGTCACTAGTTAAACCCTGTTTGGGTGGATGAGTTacatttacctttttttttttcttgaagaatTCACACAACATATACATATTAAACATCACAAGAAGCTCAGTCACATACCCTGAGACAAGAGTCTTTGCAAGAACGCTTTCATGATTCTTTAACCGATGCCCTTCATCAACAATCATGTAGTACCAGTGAATTTTCTTTAGAAATGCCTTATCTCTCATGATAAGATCGTAGTGTGTGATCAACACATTAAATTTGCCCTCCCCTGATAACTTTTCCCTCATtgcctttctctcttcttgACGTCCATCATAAAGAAAAGCTGCAATACTGGTTcagaaagaaaattgaagagtGATTTCAAAGTAACCTCTctctaacacacacacacgcacacagaTGTAGGTTTCAAAGAATTCTTTTTGCATACCTAGGAGCCCACATTGAGAATTCATAACTCCAATTTGGTAATACAGCCTTTGGAGCCACTATCAAGTGGGGCCCAGCCACACCCTTGCTCTCCATGAGATATGCTATcaatgaaatggtttgtattGTCTTCCCCAGACCCATCTCATCAGCTAAAATTCCATTTAAGTTGTTATTGAACAATGAAACCATCCACTGAAGCCCCTCTACCTGGTATGGTCTTAGCTCTCCACCTTGAAGCATGGCTGGCTGCTCAGTTACCTGTACAACTTAAATTCAGTTAGATTCACTGATTCCATTATAAGtgatgttttcagttttttttttcccccaaaaactGTAACAGAGATTTCAAGtattagcaacaaaaaaaaaaattgcatggaatttgcatatattatttttgaaacatCAAGCATTCTTATATAAAATGGAGCACTTGTCAAGCATTTAGCAATCTTAAGACCGTTACTTATGCTTTAATTATAGGAGTTCAACACAATCATACACTTTTTGGGGTAAGTAAACATACATCCATACacagatagaaaagaaaagggattGAAGCAATGTACGTCATGCAGTCCACACTTGAAACAGCTCCAAGCAGAGATTATTAGGCCCTCTATGTTGGAATCTGTTCAAACCTATGCCCCACCCATCAAATCTATAGAGATTTTAGAACACACACacgcaacaacaacaacaaatcataaaaaaaaatacaaaactaaccATACAATGATGCAGGAGGCACAAAgagatatatatttaaatttagtcttatttaattttgaagtcagttgtattttattttaggtctaAGTACTTAATTAggtttattagtatttttatttaaactcaaaggtatttttgtaattgaataaTTTGGATTTCCCAAGTCaattagaatttggattttccTATGTTAGTTAGAAATGGGGTGTAGTAGTTTATCTAAGGACAATAATGTACTCCTATGGAGGAGGATTATTTTGATGATGAATGCAATTTCTTGAAATTGTTCC contains:
- the LOC115994058 gene encoding probable ATP-dependent DNA helicase CHR12 isoform X1, encoding MAQLESQAQTQGHEPWLDPDHVRSTKSLICALNLVSRNLPLPPDLYDAVSSICSSPEHADAVEARNGGVGGAAAAAESGSVASKVLEDHGSPKGDLLDNFEDALLEQRPNCMSGFGLTALRENRYQSHIQHRLTELEVLPSNRGEDLQTKCLLELYGLKLAELQSKVRSEVSSEYWLRVNCAEPDKQLFDWGMMRLRRPLYGVGDAFAMDADDQFRKKRDAERLSRLEEEEKNYIETRKRKFFAEVLNAVREFQLQIQNSMKRRRQRNDGIMQWHQRLRQRATRAEKLRFQALKSDDQEAYMRMVKESKNERLTMLLEETNKLLVNLGAAVKRQKDAKHSDDIEALNDSEADFPELDASNNGTPQDLLPEEEMDIIDSNGNSETSDLLEGQRQYHSAIHSIQEKVTEQPAMLQGGELRPYQVEGLQWMVSLFNNNLNGILADEMGLGKTIQTISLIAYLMESKGVAGPHLIVAPKAVLPNWSYEFSMWAPSIAAFLYDGRQEERKAMREKLSGEGKFNVLITHYDLIMRDKAFLKKIHWYYMIVDEGHRLKNHESVLAKTLVSGSYQIQRRLLLTGTPIQNSLQELWALLNFLLPHIFNSVQNFEEWFNAPFKGKGDVSLTDEEELLIIRRLHQVIRPFILRRKKDEVEKYLPGKSQVILKCDTSAWQKAYYQQITDVGRVGLDNGAGKSKGLQNLTMQLRKCCNHPYLFVAGDYNMWRKEEIARASGKFELLDRLLPKLHRSGHRVLLFSQMTRLLDILEIYLQLHNYKYLRLDGNTKTESRGSLVDQFNAPGSPYFMFLLSTRAGGLGLNLQTADTVILFDIDWNPQMDQQAEDRAHRIGQKKEVRVFVLITVGSVEEAILERAKQKMGIDAKVIQAGLFNTTSTAQDSRQMLEQIMRRGTSSLGTDVPSEREINRLAARSDDEFWLFEKMDEERRQKEKYRSRLMEEHEVPEWAYSAPEIKEDEAPGVDGSGAMGKRKRKEVVYADTLSDLQWMKAVENGEDMLRLSGKRKRKDHLAIEGNASTRNIGGAEEKVLELENENMPMTNEDTFALAPAPKRPKSEEENTEKHEYQGPGGSNWNGHLLTWNTHKKKRSSFVVQSTLSDSRGQNSNGRGSGWT
- the LOC115994058 gene encoding probable ATP-dependent DNA helicase CHR12 isoform X2, with amino-acid sequence MAQLESQAQTQGHEPWLDPDHVRSTKSLICALNLVSRNLPLPPDLYDAVSSICSSPEHADAVEARNGGVGGAAAAAESGSVASKVLEDHGSPKGDLLDNFEDALLEQRPNCMSGFGLTALRENRYQSHIQHRLTELEVLPSNRGEDLQTKCLLELYGLKLAELQSKVRSEVSSEYWLRVNCAEPDKQLFDWGMMRLRRPLYGVGDAFAMDADDQFRKKRDAERLSRLEEEEKNYIETRKRKFFAEVLNAVREFQLQIQNSMKRRRQRNDGIMQWHQRLRQRATRAEKLRFQALKSDDQEAYMRMVKESKNERLTMLLEETNKLLVNLGAAVKRQKDAKHSDDIEALNDSEADFPELDASNNGTPQDLLPEEEMDIIDSNGNSETSDLLEGQRQYHSAIHSIQEKVTEQPAMLQGGELRPYQVEGLQWMVSLFNNNLNGILADEMGLGKTIQTISLIAYLMESKGVAGPHLIVAPKAVLPNWSYEFSMWAPSIAAFLYDGRQEERKAMREKLSGEGKFNVLITHYDLIMRDKAFLKKIHWYYMIVDEGHRLKNHESVLAKTLVSGYQIQRRLLLTGTPIQNSLQELWALLNFLLPHIFNSVQNFEEWFNAPFKGKGDVSLTDEEELLIIRRLHQVIRPFILRRKKDEVEKYLPGKSQVILKCDTSAWQKAYYQQITDVGRVGLDNGAGKSKGLQNLTMQLRKCCNHPYLFVAGDYNMWRKEEIARASGKFELLDRLLPKLHRSGHRVLLFSQMTRLLDILEIYLQLHNYKYLRLDGNTKTESRGSLVDQFNAPGSPYFMFLLSTRAGGLGLNLQTADTVILFDIDWNPQMDQQAEDRAHRIGQKKEVRVFVLITVGSVEEAILERAKQKMGIDAKVIQAGLFNTTSTAQDSRQMLEQIMRRGTSSLGTDVPSEREINRLAARSDDEFWLFEKMDEERRQKEKYRSRLMEEHEVPEWAYSAPEIKEDEAPGVDGSGAMGKRKRKEVVYADTLSDLQWMKAVENGEDMLRLSGKRKRKDHLAIEGNASTRNIGGAEEKVLELENENMPMTNEDTFALAPAPKRPKSEEENTEKHEYQGPGGSNWNGHLLTWNTHKKKRSSFVVQSTLSDSRGQNSNGRGSGWT